Proteins encoded together in one Urocitellus parryii isolate mUroPar1 chromosome 3, mUroPar1.hap1, whole genome shotgun sequence window:
- the LOC113197397 gene encoding ADP-ribosylation factor-like protein 5A: MGILFTRIWRLFTNQGNKIITVGLGNVGENCHLYQFSMNKIVHISFTIGSKVKEIVINDVHFLMWNIGGQESLYSSWNTYINKNFVIVVLDSTEISVTKEEHYKLLVHEDLRKTKKTGLLIFANRQECMTLAEICQFLKLTSFKDHQWPIQPCCALTGKGLC; encoded by the exons ATGGGAATTCTCTTCACCAGGATATGGAGGCTGTTCACTAATCAGGGTAACAAAATTATCACTGTAGGACTGGGCAATGTGGGGGAAAACTGCcatcttta TCAA TTTTCTAtgaataaaattgtacatatatcCTTTACAATAGGaagtaaagtaaaagaaatagtGATTAATGATGTACATTTCCTAATGTGGAATATTGGTGGCCAAGAATCTCTTTATTCTTCCTGGAATACTTATATTAACAAGAACTTTGTAATAGTAGTTTTGGACAGTACAGAGATTTCTGTAACTAAAGAAGAACACTACAAACTATTAGTGCATGAGGACCTAAGAAAAACT aaaaaaacTGGATTACTGATTTTTGCTAATAGACAGGAATGTATGACTTTAGCAGAAATATGCCAGTTTTTGAAGCTGACTTCTTTTAAAGATCATCAGTGGCCTATCCAGCCATGCTGTGCTCTTACTGGTAAGGGATTATGCTAA